One window of Candidatus Chlorobium masyuteum genomic DNA carries:
- the purB gene encoding adenylosuccinate lyase → MIPRYSPKEISAIWTEEAKFQRWLQLEIAAVEARMEAGLVPVEALAVIREKATFNVEEILEIEKETKHDVIAFLTNVAGYVGPHSRYIHEGLTSSDVVDTCLAMQMRDAGKILIADIKSLVEVLAKRAQEFKYTLEMGRTHGIHAEPTTFGLKLLLWHQEMLRNLERMEKAVATISVGKISGAVGTYQHLSPDIEAAVCRKLGLEPSSISTQILQRDRHAEYATTMAIIASSIEKFSVELRHLQRTEVREAEEFFSKGQKGSSAMPHKRNPITFERLTGMARVVRSNSIAAMENVALWHERDISHSSVERIIMPDSTTALCYMLRTFSEALTTLLVYPERMEENFNSSYGLTTSQTLLLALTAKGLTREDAYRMVQRNAMESWSTKVHLRELVLGDEELMKNFTPEEIAELFSADHILGKLKTSVDTIFKRNGF, encoded by the coding sequence TTGATACCACGTTATTCACCAAAAGAGATCTCGGCAATCTGGACAGAAGAGGCGAAATTTCAGCGCTGGCTGCAGCTTGAAATCGCGGCAGTAGAGGCCCGGATGGAAGCCGGACTTGTGCCTGTTGAGGCCCTTGCGGTCATCCGCGAAAAGGCAACCTTCAACGTTGAGGAGATCCTTGAGATCGAAAAGGAGACCAAGCACGATGTTATTGCCTTTCTGACCAACGTTGCCGGATATGTCGGCCCTCACTCCCGATATATTCATGAGGGGCTCACCTCCTCTGACGTTGTTGATACCTGCCTCGCCATGCAGATGCGCGATGCCGGTAAAATCCTTATTGCTGATATCAAGAGTCTTGTTGAAGTCCTTGCAAAACGGGCGCAGGAGTTCAAATACACCCTTGAGATGGGCCGCACCCATGGTATCCATGCTGAACCGACCACCTTCGGCCTGAAACTGCTGCTCTGGCACCAGGAGATGCTCCGGAACCTTGAAAGGATGGAGAAAGCGGTTGCAACCATCTCTGTCGGCAAGATTTCGGGTGCTGTCGGCACCTATCAGCATCTCTCCCCTGATATTGAAGCGGCAGTATGCCGTAAACTCGGGCTCGAACCCTCTTCGATCTCGACACAGATCCTTCAGCGTGACCGCCACGCCGAGTATGCTACAACCATGGCGATCATAGCCTCTTCCATTGAAAAATTCTCTGTTGAGCTGCGTCACCTTCAGCGAACGGAAGTGCGTGAAGCCGAAGAGTTTTTCAGCAAAGGCCAGAAAGGCAGTTCCGCGATGCCGCACAAGCGAAATCCGATCACCTTTGAACGCCTTACCGGTATGGCCCGTGTTGTGCGTTCCAACTCCATTGCAGCAATGGAGAACGTTGCACTCTGGCACGAACGGGATATCTCCCACTCCTCGGTTGAGCGCATCATCATGCCGGACTCTACGACCGCACTCTGCTACATGCTTCGCACCTTCAGCGAGGCACTCACTACCCTGCTGGTCTATCCGGAGAGAATGGAGGAGAACTTCAACTCCTCTTACGGTCTGACTACCTCCCAGACACTCCTGCTGGCTCTTACCGCCAAGGGTCTGACCCGTGAAGATGCCTACAGAATGGTTCAGCGCAATGCCATGGAGAGCTGGTCAACCAAAGTTCACCTGCGTGAGCTGGTTCTCGGGGATGAGGAGCTGATGAAAAACTTCACCCCGGAAGAGATAGCAGAACTCTTCAGCGCGGATCACATTCTCGGGAAACTGAAAACCAGCGTCGATACCATTT
- a CDS encoding CCA tRNA nucleotidyltransferase, producing the protein MTTRAQFTLPEILYRIGDLADSSRLNCYLVGGYVRDLLMQRPCSDIDIMVTGDPVPFARMVQSELHGRNFVLFERFRTAQLELSDTLHGPFKVELVGARKESYNPDSRKPVTLIGTLDDDLSRRDFTINALAMVLNRDGRNDIIDHFNGLDDLHSGILKTPLDPEQTFSDDPLRMMRAARFAAQLDFRLLPDVLAAMKSMHERIRIVSIERVSHEFFKIMQASRPSVGLIILYETGLLHEILPDVAAMAGIEQVDGMGHKDTLFHTFQVIDNLAAHSDNLWLRVAALLHDIAKPATKRFSKSAGWSFHGHDAVGVRVVGKIFRQMRWPLDPLDYVQKMVRLHHRPIPLSKEEISDSAIRRLMFDAGEDLQDLMNLCRADVTSKNPRKVIQIMSNFNNVEKKIAEVGEKDLLARWRPPISGEDIMETLGLGEGRVVGMIKKKMENAVIDGLIPYDREAALAYIKEIFRALSDTDNTSGRK; encoded by the coding sequence ATGACAACACGCGCTCAATTCACACTACCCGAAATACTTTACCGTATCGGCGACCTCGCTGACAGCAGCAGACTGAACTGCTACCTTGTCGGCGGGTATGTCCGGGACCTCCTTATGCAGCGGCCATGCAGCGATATCGATATTATGGTGACCGGTGATCCGGTTCCTTTTGCCAGAATGGTACAAAGTGAACTGCATGGCCGGAATTTTGTTCTGTTCGAACGGTTTCGTACAGCGCAACTTGAACTCTCTGATACGCTGCATGGCCCGTTCAAGGTTGAGCTGGTCGGAGCACGCAAAGAGTCATACAATCCGGATTCACGAAAACCGGTAACGCTGATCGGAACACTCGATGATGACCTATCCCGTCGTGATTTCACCATTAACGCGCTTGCGATGGTGCTCAACCGGGATGGCCGAAACGATATTATCGATCATTTCAACGGACTTGATGATCTCCATTCGGGCATTCTGAAAACACCGCTCGATCCCGAGCAGACCTTTTCCGACGATCCGCTGCGCATGATGCGGGCTGCCCGATTTGCCGCACAGCTCGATTTCAGGCTTCTTCCTGACGTTTTAGCCGCCATGAAAAGCATGCATGAGAGGATTCGGATCGTGTCAATCGAGCGGGTCAGCCATGAGTTTTTCAAAATCATGCAGGCTTCCCGTCCATCGGTCGGACTGATCATTCTTTACGAAACAGGGCTGCTGCATGAAATACTTCCTGATGTTGCAGCGATGGCGGGTATTGAGCAGGTGGATGGAATGGGCCACAAGGATACGCTCTTTCACACCTTCCAGGTGATAGACAATCTTGCGGCACACAGTGATAACCTCTGGCTCAGAGTTGCGGCACTGCTTCACGATATAGCCAAGCCTGCAACCAAACGCTTCAGCAAATCTGCAGGATGGAGCTTTCACGGTCATGATGCCGTGGGTGTCAGGGTTGTCGGCAAAATATTCCGTCAAATGCGATGGCCTCTTGATCCGCTTGACTATGTACAGAAAATGGTGCGCCTGCACCACCGTCCTATTCCGCTCTCAAAAGAGGAGATAAGCGACTCGGCCATACGACGGCTTATGTTTGATGCCGGTGAGGATCTGCAGGATCTCATGAATCTCTGCCGGGCTGATGTGACCAGCAAAAATCCGAGAAAGGTTATTCAGATCATGAGCAACTTCAATAATGTGGAGAAGAAAATTGCTGAAGTTGGTGAGAAGGATCTGCTTGCCCGATGGCGTCCACCCATCAGCGGAGAGGATATTATGGAGACACTCGGTCTTGGAGAAGGCAGGGTTGTCGGGATGATCAAAAAAAAGATGGAAAATGCCGTTATAGACGGTCTTATTCCCTACGACCGTGAGGCTGCGCTTGCCTACATAAAAGAGATTTTCAGGGCGCTTTCAGATACAGATAACACTTCCGGACGCAAATAA
- a CDS encoding Gfo/Idh/MocA family oxidoreductase: MQIGVIGVGKLGEFHTKLLTEIARELPDVTCAGIFDLDRNRADEMAARYHVPRFSSLEELAIRCDAAVIATTTSSHFTIATALLKQGLHLFIEKPVTTTVEEADELIRLEKENGVRIQVGHIERFNPALRAVESYIGRPMYIQAERLSGFSRRVTDVSVVLDLMIHDIDLVLSLIPSDIRHISASGVRVFSNELDMATARIDFLNGATANVTASRLSRSRMRKLRFFGTNPKSYASLDLTTGKSEVFRLVKPEEATSKNPLKSFAARKILEQFGEIQDAMQGMVLDYIHPEIPKINALRDELEHFINAIKNNTPIAVSSSDGRRAIMVAGKITAEIAANAASFE; encoded by the coding sequence ATGCAGATAGGTGTTATCGGTGTTGGCAAGCTGGGAGAGTTTCACACAAAACTGCTCACTGAAATCGCCCGTGAGCTGCCGGATGTAACGTGTGCCGGTATCTTTGATCTCGACCGGAACCGTGCTGATGAAATGGCTGCAAGGTACCATGTTCCCCGCTTCAGCTCTCTTGAGGAGCTTGCCATAAGATGCGACGCCGCCGTCATAGCGACAACGACAAGCTCACATTTCACGATTGCCACCGCACTTCTTAAACAGGGTCTACATCTTTTTATAGAAAAGCCGGTAACCACAACCGTTGAAGAGGCTGATGAGCTTATCCGGCTTGAAAAAGAGAACGGTGTTCGCATACAGGTCGGCCACATTGAACGTTTCAACCCCGCCCTGCGTGCTGTAGAGTCCTATATCGGTCGCCCCATGTATATCCAGGCTGAAAGACTAAGCGGATTTTCCCGGCGTGTTACCGATGTTTCCGTTGTGCTTGACCTCATGATTCATGACATTGATCTGGTACTCTCCCTTATCCCCTCGGATATCAGGCACATTTCAGCATCGGGAGTACGGGTGTTTTCCAATGAACTCGACATGGCGACAGCCCGGATAGATTTTCTCAATGGAGCAACAGCCAATGTCACGGCAAGTCGGCTCAGCCGAAGCAGAATGCGAAAGCTCCGTTTTTTTGGTACCAATCCGAAAAGTTATGCTTCACTTGATCTTACAACCGGAAAGTCTGAAGTATTCCGGCTTGTAAAACCTGAAGAGGCTACATCAAAAAATCCGCTTAAATCATTTGCAGCAAGGAAGATTCTTGAGCAGTTCGGTGAAATTCAGGACGCAATGCAGGGGATGGTACTGGATTATATCCATCCCGAAATTCCAAAAATAAATGCACTGCGTGATGAACTTGAACACTTCATCAATGCCATTAAAAACAATACCCCTATTGCCGTAAGCTCATCCGATGGCAGAAGGGCGATCATGGTGGCCGGCAAAATTACGGCCGAGATAGCTGCCAACGCTGCCTCCTTTGAATGA
- a CDS encoding MFS transporter, producing MKRSPLVILLLTVLLDLIGFGIVLPLLPTYSKDLGANPFMIGLIAAIFSIMQFIFSPLWGKLSDKIGRRPVMLVSIFITALSYLVFSQADTIALLIFARGLSGIGSANIAAAQAYITDVTDSKSRSGAMGMIGAAFGIGFIIGPLIGGVLKHNYGIQMVGYVSAALIAFDFILAVFLLPESNANAKKLNFSFLKKDSDETASRQSAGHFLGEKFREYGEGLKLVFRSRPLALLMTANYVYTFAIVNMQVASILLWKEYFRATDEQIGYIFAYVGIWSVVVQGGLIGKLIKKLGEHKLFLWGHLFTFVGVFFVPFAPRDSLFSLGLIILFFFAIGTSLVSPINFSMISLYSYKEKQGQILGLSQSVNSFARIMGPFSGSILYGMNFHAPYIVAGVLTLLGTVIAIDLFKYKIEALEPSAES from the coding sequence ATGAAGCGCTCCCCACTGGTCATCTTACTTCTTACTGTTCTTCTGGATCTGATCGGGTTCGGGATTGTACTGCCGCTGCTGCCTACCTATTCCAAGGATCTCGGTGCTAATCCGTTTATGATCGGATTGATTGCCGCGATTTTCTCCATTATGCAGTTTATATTTTCTCCCCTCTGGGGCAAGCTGAGTGACAAAATCGGCCGACGCCCTGTGATGCTTGTCAGCATTTTCATCACTGCGCTCTCCTATCTTGTTTTTTCCCAGGCAGACACGATTGCGCTGCTCATATTTGCCAGAGGACTCTCCGGAATCGGATCGGCTAACATAGCTGCGGCACAGGCCTACATAACTGACGTGACCGACAGCAAAAGCCGTTCGGGAGCAATGGGGATGATTGGAGCTGCTTTCGGCATAGGATTTATCATTGGACCACTTATCGGAGGTGTTCTCAAGCACAACTACGGCATTCAAATGGTCGGATATGTCTCGGCCGCACTTATCGCCTTTGATTTTATCCTTGCTGTGTTTCTGCTTCCCGAGTCCAATGCCAATGCAAAGAAACTGAATTTCAGTTTTTTGAAAAAGGATAGTGATGAAACAGCATCCCGACAATCAGCGGGTCATTTCCTTGGAGAAAAATTCAGGGAGTATGGAGAGGGACTAAAGCTGGTTTTCCGATCCCGTCCCCTTGCACTGCTCATGACAGCCAACTATGTCTACACCTTTGCCATTGTAAACATGCAGGTTGCCTCAATTCTGCTCTGGAAGGAGTATTTCAGGGCCACTGATGAGCAGATAGGTTACATTTTTGCCTACGTAGGGATCTGGTCGGTAGTCGTCCAGGGCGGTCTTATAGGAAAGCTGATTAAAAAACTCGGGGAGCACAAACTCTTTTTGTGGGGCCACCTCTTTACCTTTGTCGGTGTCTTTTTCGTACCGTTCGCTCCCCGTGATTCACTTTTTTCACTTGGACTCATTATCCTCTTCTTTTTTGCTATAGGCACCTCACTTGTATCGCCTATTAACTTCTCCATGATCTCTCTCTACAGCTACAAAGAGAAGCAGGGGCAGATTCTTGGTCTTTCACAATCGGTAAACTCTTTTGCCCGTATCATGGGTCCGTTCAGCGGCAGTATTCTCTATGGCATGAATTTCCATGCACCCTATATTGTTGCAGGAGTTCTGACTCTTCTGGGTACAGTCATTGCAATCGACCTGTTCAAGTACAAAATCGAAGCGCTTGAACCCTCTGCCGAATCCTGA
- a CDS encoding cobalamin-binding protein, with amino-acid sequence MIDREIRDMLTIRLNAFLMLFFLMLLTLESGCSQKQEAQTALPDVKPRIVSLAPSVTEMIYAIGAGDQLVGRTSACDWPPAASKVPVIGAFGRPSLELLASIHPDMVIDVDLAEEESGKKISALGIQRSTISCKNPDDIPFALRKLGRLTGHIQEADSLARVITDGLAQFRKKADSAKHKNSLYLEIWDDPLWTGGKGSYISSLIAYAGGRNIGDAVEKEYFEISQEWVIEQNPDVIACMYMSKSSSAAGAVMNRPGWQHIAAVKNRRVYERFDNNIFLRPGPRVVEGITKLYTIINQNEASSR; translated from the coding sequence ATGATTGACAGAGAGATTCGTGATATGCTCACTATTCGACTTAACGCCTTTTTGATGCTTTTTTTTCTCATGCTTCTCACGCTTGAGTCCGGTTGCAGTCAAAAACAGGAGGCACAAACCGCTCTTCCGGACGTAAAGCCGAGAATTGTCAGCCTTGCACCGAGTGTCACGGAGATGATCTATGCCATTGGAGCCGGTGATCAGCTTGTTGGGCGCACCAGTGCCTGCGACTGGCCTCCGGCTGCGTCAAAAGTTCCGGTTATAGGCGCATTCGGCCGCCCTTCCCTTGAACTCCTTGCATCAATTCATCCTGATATGGTTATTGATGTTGATCTGGCCGAAGAGGAGTCCGGTAAAAAGATATCTGCTCTCGGTATTCAACGATCAACCATTTCCTGCAAAAACCCGGATGATATCCCGTTCGCCCTCCGGAAACTGGGCAGACTGACCGGCCATATTCAGGAGGCGGACTCTCTTGCCAGGGTCATCACCGATGGACTGGCGCAGTTCCGGAAAAAGGCAGACAGCGCAAAGCATAAAAACTCGCTCTATCTTGAAATCTGGGATGATCCGCTCTGGACGGGAGGTAAAGGGAGCTATATCTCATCCCTCATCGCCTATGCCGGGGGAAGAAATATAGGCGACGCCGTTGAGAAGGAGTATTTTGAGATCTCCCAGGAGTGGGTTATCGAACAAAATCCGGATGTGATTGCCTGCATGTATATGTCAAAGAGCTCTTCCGCAGCCGGAGCAGTCATGAATCGTCCCGGCTGGCAGCATATTGCAGCAGTGAAAAACCGGCGGGTCTATGAACGGTTTGACAATAATATATTTCTTCGTCCCGGTCCGAGAGTCGTTGAGGGCATCACGAAGCTTTATACAATAATTAATCAGAACGAAGCGTCATCCCGTTGA
- the pal gene encoding peptidoglycan-associated lipoprotein Pal gives MKPFNPLLRALFIPGMLFLGACCCEKDVVVAPEPPPPPPPAPVAVVIPGLGDVFYDFDKSALRSDAVAQLDTNANWMKTNSAKSVVVEGHCDERGTNEYNLALGERRANAAKDYIVNLGVDAARLKTVSYGEEKPFAAGSNEEAWAQNRRAHFVSE, from the coding sequence ATGAAACCATTTAATCCGCTCCTGAGAGCCCTCTTTATTCCGGGAATGCTCTTTCTCGGTGCCTGCTGCTGTGAGAAGGATGTTGTTGTTGCTCCTGAACCACCGCCACCACCTCCTCCGGCACCTGTAGCAGTTGTTATACCAGGGCTTGGTGATGTTTTTTATGATTTTGACAAGTCAGCACTCCGTTCGGATGCTGTCGCCCAGCTTGATACCAATGCCAATTGGATGAAGACCAATTCAGCTAAAAGCGTTGTTGTTGAAGGCCATTGCGACGAGAGAGGAACCAATGAGTATAACCTGGCTCTTGGTGAAAGACGGGCAAATGCGGCCAAGGATTACATCGTTAATCTCGGCGTTGATGCTGCTCGACTCAAGACGGTCAGTTACGGTGAGGAGAAGCCATTTGCTGCGGGCAGCAATGAAGAGGCATGGGCTCAGAACAGAAGAGCACACTTTGTTTCTGAATAA
- a CDS encoding transcriptional regulator, translating into MKKGNAHSAHFSELRKQAEALLNTGARKYPDFSHSHEEMQRVVHELAVHQIELEMQQDELLQTRTDLEESLECYTELFDFAPLAYLTLSANGKIRQVNLTGTKLLGIDRSKLIGDRFGRFIAPDDLPVFNDFLATVFSQHKSCSCEVRLGIDAGNTVISRNSFASPDESIVPDHHIIRIDAIQSPDGKECRAVVSDISMQKLAEREQSARKKTVIHTPGSGVSNKNNDTAPDFNHQLIDKVIHARIRFAALSYLFSVDQACFVEIKKKVHTSDGNLSVHLRMLESAEYISCDKDLQARKPQTIYSITQKGHDAFVRYKESITGLYGT; encoded by the coding sequence ATGAAAAAAGGAAACGCACATTCGGCCCATTTCTCGGAATTACGAAAGCAGGCCGAAGCTCTGCTGAACACAGGAGCCAGGAAATATCCTGATTTTTCCCACTCACATGAGGAGATGCAGCGTGTTGTCCATGAACTTGCTGTTCACCAGATTGAACTTGAGATGCAGCAGGATGAGTTGCTGCAAACAAGGACCGATCTGGAAGAGAGTCTGGAGTGCTATACTGAACTTTTTGACTTTGCGCCGCTTGCCTATTTGACGCTCTCTGCAAACGGCAAAATTCGTCAGGTCAACCTGACCGGAACAAAACTTCTTGGTATCGACCGCTCCAAACTTATTGGAGACCGGTTCGGGCGATTTATTGCTCCAGACGATCTGCCTGTTTTTAATGATTTCCTGGCAACGGTATTCAGTCAGCACAAGAGTTGTTCCTGTGAAGTAAGGCTCGGCATTGATGCCGGCAATACCGTCATTTCCCGGAACTCTTTTGCATCTCCTGACGAGTCAATTGTGCCTGATCACCACATAATCCGTATTGATGCCATCCAGAGCCCTGACGGTAAGGAGTGCCGGGCGGTAGTATCCGATATAAGTATGCAAAAACTGGCTGAACGTGAGCAGAGCGCCAGGAAGAAAACAGTGATTCATACCCCCGGCAGTGGCGTGTCAAACAAGAACAACGACACGGCTCCCGACTTTAACCACCAGCTGATTGATAAGGTGATTCACGCAAGAATCAGGTTTGCCGCGCTTTCCTATCTTTTCTCCGTTGATCAGGCCTGCTTTGTAGAGATAAAAAAGAAGGTCCACACTTCAGACGGTAATTTAAGTGTTCACTTGCGGATGCTTGAATCCGCCGAATATATAAGCTGCGACAAGGACCTTCAGGCCCGTAAGCCTCAAACCATCTACAGCATCACCCAGAAGGGTCATGATGCCTTTGTCCGTTACAAGGAGAGTATAACCGGTCTGTACGGTACATAA
- a CDS encoding lmo0937 family membrane protein: MLETIAIILVILWILGLVTSYTMGGLIHALLVIAIVVILIRVIQGRRI, translated from the coding sequence ATGCTCGAAACAATCGCAATTATCCTGGTGATCCTCTGGATACTTGGTCTGGTTACCTCGTACACCATGGGAGGACTTATTCATGCACTGCTTGTCATCGCAATTGTAGTCATTCTCATTCGAGTAATTCAGGGCCGACGTATCTGA
- a CDS encoding YXWGXW repeat-containing protein — protein sequence MKKTIWLAAGITGMLLGNPSTAVQAAVHPQLSIVIDSRPNFITLRNRGLSVSLGSPYDIIFYGQRYYINQNGTWYRSSSYRGPWSYIRSSNLPYQIRRYSIDDIRRFRDTENRRREYSQRRTLRQQQTDENNRRVLEQKRSDENTQRTLDQQRSDENNRRILEQQRSDENNRRMLQQQRNDQQRN from the coding sequence ATGAAAAAAACAATCTGGCTGGCAGCCGGTATTACCGGCATGCTGCTCGGCAATCCATCAACAGCGGTACAGGCCGCCGTGCATCCGCAGCTTTCTATTGTGATTGATTCCCGGCCGAATTTTATCACTCTGAGAAACAGGGGGCTATCGGTATCCCTCGGAAGTCCCTATGACATCATTTTCTATGGCCAGCGCTACTACATTAACCAGAATGGCACCTGGTACCGCTCTTCAAGCTATCGCGGGCCCTGGAGCTACATCCGCTCAAGCAATCTGCCTTACCAGATCCGCCGTTACAGCATTGACGACATAAGGAGATTTCGTGACACCGAGAACCGGCGCCGCGAATATTCACAAAGGCGAACGCTCCGACAGCAGCAGACTGATGAGAACAACCGGAGAGTTCTTGAGCAGAAACGCAGCGACGAAAATACCCAGAGAACACTCGATCAGCAGCGCAGCGATGAAAACAACAGAAGAATCCTTGAACAGCAGCGCAGCGATGAAAACAACAGAAGAATGCTCCAGCAGCAGCGCAACGATCAGCAACGCAACTGA
- a CDS encoding sll1863 family stress response protein gives MSMKEAYKKKAAAELELAQARLAEFKAKAKSASADLQVNYAKQIEELDNGVGVAKGKLKELGDAGEEAWEKLKDGVESALRSVSASIRDIADKIKH, from the coding sequence ATGAGCATGAAAGAAGCATATAAAAAGAAAGCCGCTGCAGAGCTTGAACTCGCTCAGGCAAGATTGGCCGAGTTTAAAGCCAAAGCAAAAAGTGCGTCAGCAGACTTACAGGTCAACTATGCAAAACAGATTGAAGAGCTTGATAATGGAGTCGGCGTTGCAAAGGGAAAACTGAAAGAGCTCGGTGATGCAGGAGAGGAGGCGTGGGAGAAACTCAAGGATGGTGTGGAGAGTGCTCTGCGCTCGGTGAGTGCATCTATCCGGGATATTGCAGACAAAATAAAACATTGA
- a CDS encoding RNA polymerase subunit sigma-24 yields the protein MNKSKRTSLDLMNNIYTLAYWMTGSETESNELVNKTYSRIDQDMTDKEIFRTFRSCYFTSIEPEGQLAADVSTLIGVSSEESLRQRFADIKLSVLLSEIPGIRHRDISKIIGKPLLTVRWWLSLGRKSLVNTQRLIPPIEMCLPIAGALQ from the coding sequence ATGAACAAGAGTAAACGAACGTCACTCGATTTAATGAACAATATCTACACTCTTGCATACTGGATGACCGGATCAGAAACAGAGAGTAATGAGCTTGTCAACAAAACCTATAGCAGGATCGATCAGGATATGACCGACAAGGAGATATTCAGAACTTTCAGATCATGCTATTTCACCAGTATTGAGCCCGAAGGGCAGCTTGCTGCTGATGTCTCCACTCTGATTGGCGTCAGCAGTGAAGAGTCACTGCGTCAGCGGTTTGCCGACATAAAACTCTCGGTGTTGCTATCAGAGATACCCGGAATAAGGCACAGGGATATATCAAAGATAATCGGCAAACCCCTGTTAACAGTTCGATGGTGGTTGTCGCTTGGGCGAAAATCTCTTGTCAACACACAACGGCTAATACCTCCGATAGAGATGTGTCTGCCGATTGCCGGAGCACTGCAATGA
- a CDS encoding glycosyltransferase family 4 protein, with translation MKKKLRIAQIAPLVERVPPKKYGGTERVVYHLTEGLVEKGHDVTLFASGDSLTSARLVAPIKEALRLGRKSYSPIIVNMMMLSRVYEKMFREFDIVHSHLEYLTLPYAYKAQVPTVLTMHGRLDLGNYRDVLRLYPEMAYVSISDSQRAPVPDINWAKTIYHGYPASCFEFNEHPDDYFLYLGRFSEEKRPEQAIMLARACNIPLKIAAKIDPADQNYFDKKIRPLLDHPLIDYVGEVDDRQKVGLLKNAKALLNTIDWPEPFGLVMIEALACGTPVIVRGCGSAPEVITHGKTGFICNSKQEFIDAIHHVDRLSRKTCRNEFERRFSLSEMVGNYEDLYYSLQEKKINRYPLSAPLLKNGVPSFR, from the coding sequence ATGAAAAAAAAACTTCGCATAGCTCAAATCGCACCCCTGGTGGAGCGCGTACCTCCAAAAAAGTACGGGGGTACAGAGCGGGTTGTCTATCATCTGACAGAGGGGCTTGTCGAGAAGGGCCATGATGTCACCCTCTTTGCTTCAGGAGACTCCCTGACAAGTGCCAGGCTGGTTGCCCCGATTAAAGAGGCTCTCCGTCTTGGAAGAAAAAGTTACTCGCCGATCATCGTCAACATGATGATGTTAAGCCGTGTCTATGAGAAGATGTTCAGGGAGTTCGACATCGTCCATTCCCATCTTGAATACCTCACCCTCCCCTATGCATACAAGGCGCAGGTGCCAACCGTCCTGACGATGCACGGCCGGCTTGATCTTGGCAACTACCGGGATGTGCTGCGACTCTATCCTGAAATGGCCTATGTTTCCATCAGCGATTCACAACGTGCTCCGGTGCCGGATATCAACTGGGCTAAAACCATATATCATGGATATCCCGCATCCTGTTTTGAGTTTAATGAGCACCCTGATGACTATTTCCTCTACCTCGGCCGTTTTTCAGAGGAAAAAAGACCCGAGCAGGCAATCATGCTTGCCAGAGCGTGCAATATCCCGTTGAAAATTGCCGCTAAAATTGATCCGGCCGATCAGAACTATTTTGACAAAAAAATCAGGCCTCTGCTTGATCACCCGCTCATAGACTATGTAGGCGAGGTGGATGACCGCCAGAAGGTAGGGCTGCTGAAAAATGCCAAAGCGCTGCTCAACACCATTGACTGGCCTGAACCCTTCGGCCTGGTGATGATTGAAGCTCTTGCCTGCGGTACACCGGTGATTGTGAGAGGTTGTGGCTCTGCTCCGGAAGTGATCACGCATGGCAAAACGGGATTTATCTGTAACAGCAAGCAGGAGTTTATTGATGCTATTCATCATGTGGATCGCCTGTCACGAAAAACCTGCCGGAATGAGTTTGAACGGCGTTTTTCGCTCTCGGAAATGGTGGGGAACTATGAAGATCTCTACTATAGCCTGCAGGAGAAAAAAATAAACCGGTATCCACTATCCGCTCCATTGCTCAAAAATGGAGTTCCAAGTTTCCGCTGA
- a CDS encoding DUF4405 domain-containing protein: MADALHKSFTWRVFISFGLFIAFLMILVSGVILYIGPSGRAPAAAAWRMIGLTKGEWQNQHIIFGFAFSLLSLFHLLVINWKAFFSYVKSKAVAGIKSPGELVFIMALSLFFGIGTYYKIEPFSAILEFGKTIAKSWEGKPVNKPQSIQGSAGEMNSRSKPAE; this comes from the coding sequence ATGGCTGATGCATTGCATAAATCGTTTACCTGGAGAGTGTTCATCAGCTTCGGGCTCTTCATCGCCTTTCTGATGATTCTTGTTTCGGGTGTGATTCTCTATATCGGGCCTTCAGGCAGAGCACCCGCTGCTGCGGCATGGCGTATGATCGGCCTCACTAAAGGGGAGTGGCAGAACCAGCACATTATTTTCGGGTTTGCCTTTTCCCTGCTTTCACTCTTCCATCTGCTTGTGATTAACTGGAAGGCCTTTTTCTCCTACGTGAAGTCAAAAGCCGTTGCCGGGATCAAAAGTCCCGGAGAGCTTGTTTTCATTATGGCGCTCTCGCTCTTCTTCGGAATTGGCACCTACTACAAGATAGAGCCCTTTTCAGCGATCCTTGAGTTTGGCAAAACCATCGCCAAGTCATGGGAAGGCAAACCGGTAAACAAACCGCAGAGCATTCAGGGATCAGCCGGGGAGATGAACAGCCGGAGTAAACCCGCTGAATGA